Proteins encoded together in one Deinococcus irradiatisoli window:
- the priA gene encoding replication restart helicase PriA — protein MSTPSSPPSSPVWAVALPLPVPAYDFAAPHGHAGPLPLGCRVLVPWRNELALGVVVGAGEGGAHRLREVAGVLDRSPWVGAGFLAGARSLSALSRVPLGLLLSDLLGVGLTPRYQHRVRAVQDADLSLFGPHTPTPEWREASAFEPALLDAVRAQGLLDEDFSLSPRLSSVYRARPWHEVPEEQRTVTVWRALPIGPTPLTLRQEQAWRWLLEHGPVDSLGDWARRAGVGSGVVMGTLQRGWAEAAQTEAAPPPAYIVLQEAGPFETQVAWAQAAQVPGSHVAGLIARRWADSVEVLAPPPALPQPAAAPRRLPDDLPEELVWRLHGGRDAERFAQLAARIGRRLELGRGVLVIAPDAATLRRAWEGLSGVAEPSGTRAVLFSGTLSDVQREESWQRIQSGAARLVIGSGLALAAPLADPALIVVLEEGSDGYKWPSGSGVFVPDLAARMGAALQTPLAYVGAAPAVESVPLPGVVLPPPRSRVHVVDYASPAAQPSLGPLSAVQLRPGDQGYPISHDLAKVLRQVAERGRQAVLLAPRRGYSALIRCPSCEHTPQCRNCDIPLRLHQQTRQLLCHQCGFSQGIPERCEVCGEMMWSARGPGTEWIAAEVRTLLPECRVYRFDKDQQDDLTPLFQGESGVVVGTQALLSQDAPPNLALIGLTLADTWLGVSDFRASERYHRLLRQLISWHPERAPLLLVQTFQAEHAALRSVVEGHDALAFPTAEYDLRRALSYPPHAALAQVLITAREQAKASAGADEVAQALFAAGATPQEVLGPAASPVTRVKGLYPYHLMLRTRDEARLGKLLDVLNRSFRARVRVDVTPRGGLGV, from the coding sequence ATGAGCACGCCCTCCTCACCTCCTTCTTCCCCGGTCTGGGCCGTGGCCCTGCCGCTGCCGGTCCCGGCTTACGATTTCGCCGCGCCGCACGGCCACGCCGGGCCGCTGCCGCTGGGCTGCCGGGTGCTGGTGCCGTGGAGAAACGAGCTGGCGCTGGGCGTGGTGGTCGGCGCAGGCGAGGGCGGCGCGCACCGGCTGCGCGAGGTGGCGGGGGTGCTCGACCGCTCGCCCTGGGTGGGCGCAGGCTTTCTCGCCGGAGCCCGCAGCCTGAGCGCCCTCTCGCGGGTGCCGCTGGGCCTGCTGCTCTCGGACCTGCTGGGCGTGGGCCTGACCCCCAGGTACCAGCACCGCGTCCGGGCCGTGCAGGACGCCGACCTGAGCCTCTTCGGGCCGCACACACCCACCCCAGAGTGGCGTGAGGCCAGCGCCTTCGAACCGGCCCTGCTCGACGCCGTGCGCGCCCAGGGGCTGCTCGACGAGGACTTCAGCCTCTCGCCGCGCCTGAGCAGCGTGTACCGGGCGCGGCCCTGGCACGAGGTACCTGAGGAGCAGCGCACCGTCACGGTCTGGCGGGCGCTGCCCATCGGCCCCACGCCGCTCACCCTTCGCCAGGAGCAAGCCTGGCGCTGGCTCCTCGAACACGGCCCGGTGGATTCGCTCGGCGACTGGGCGCGGCGGGCCGGGGTGGGCAGCGGCGTGGTGATGGGCACCTTGCAACGCGGCTGGGCCGAGGCGGCGCAGACCGAAGCCGCGCCGCCGCCGGCCTACATCGTCTTGCAGGAAGCCGGGCCGTTCGAGACGCAGGTCGCCTGGGCGCAGGCGGCGCAGGTGCCGGGCAGTCACGTCGCCGGCCTGATCGCCCGCCGCTGGGCCGACAGCGTGGAGGTGCTGGCCCCGCCGCCCGCGCTGCCCCAGCCCGCCGCCGCGCCGCGCCGACTGCCCGACGACCTGCCGGAAGAGTTGGTCTGGCGCCTGCACGGTGGGCGCGACGCCGAGCGTTTCGCCCAGCTGGCGGCCCGCATCGGGCGACGCCTGGAACTGGGGCGCGGCGTGCTGGTCATCGCGCCGGACGCCGCCACCCTGCGCCGGGCCTGGGAAGGGCTCAGCGGCGTGGCCGAACCGAGCGGCACCCGGGCGGTGCTGTTTTCCGGCACGCTCAGCGACGTGCAGCGCGAGGAAAGCTGGCAGCGGATCCAGTCCGGCGCGGCGCGGCTGGTCATCGGGTCGGGACTGGCCCTGGCCGCGCCGCTGGCAGACCCGGCGCTGATCGTGGTGCTGGAAGAGGGCAGCGACGGCTACAAGTGGCCCTCCGGCTCGGGCGTGTTCGTGCCGGATTTGGCCGCCCGCATGGGCGCGGCGCTGCAAACGCCGCTGGCCTACGTGGGTGCGGCCCCGGCGGTGGAATCGGTGCCGCTGCCGGGCGTGGTGCTGCCGCCGCCGCGCAGCCGGGTGCATGTCGTGGACTATGCCAGTCCGGCAGCGCAGCCGAGCCTGGGGCCGCTCAGTGCCGTGCAGCTGCGGCCCGGCGACCAGGGCTACCCCATCTCGCACGATCTGGCCAAGGTGCTGCGGCAGGTCGCCGAGCGCGGGCGGCAGGCGGTGCTGCTGGCCCCCCGGCGCGGCTACTCGGCCCTGATCCGCTGCCCCAGCTGCGAGCACACGCCGCAGTGCCGCAACTGCGACATTCCGCTGCGGCTGCACCAGCAGACCCGGCAGCTGCTGTGCCACCAGTGCGGTTTCTCGCAGGGCATTCCCGAGCGCTGCGAGGTGTGCGGTGAGATGATGTGGAGCGCCAGGGGCCCCGGCACCGAGTGGATCGCCGCCGAGGTCCGCACCCTGCTGCCGGAGTGCCGGGTCTACCGCTTCGACAAGGACCAGCAAGACGACCTGACGCCGCTGTTTCAGGGCGAGAGCGGCGTGGTGGTGGGCACCCAGGCCCTCCTGTCGCAGGACGCGCCGCCGAACCTGGCCCTGATCGGCCTGACGCTGGCCGACACCTGGCTGGGCGTCTCGGATTTCCGGGCCTCGGAGCGGTACCACCGCTTGCTGAGGCAGCTGATCAGCTGGCACCCCGAACGCGCTCCGCTGCTCTTGGTGCAGACGTTTCAGGCCGAGCACGCCGCCCTCAGAAGCGTGGTGGAGGGCCATGACGCGCTGGCCTTCCCCACGGCCGAGTACGACCTGCGCCGGGCGCTGAGCTACCCGCCGCACGCCGCCCTGGCGCAGGTGCTGATCACCGCCCGCGAGCAGGCGAAGGCCAGCGCCGGAGCCGACGAGGTGGCGCAGGCGCTGTTTGCGGCCGGCGCCACCCCGCAGGAGGTGCTCGGCCCGGCGGCCAGCCCGGTGACGCGGGTCAAGGGGCTCTATCCGTATCACCTGATGCTGCGCACCCGCGACGAGGCCCGGCTGGGCAAGCTGCTGGACGTGCTCAACCGCAGCTTCCGGGCGCGGGTGCGGGTGGACGTGACCCCGAGAGGCGGTCTGGGGGTCTGA
- the cobA gene encoding uroporphyrinogen-III C-methyltransferase yields MNSSRAFVSLIGAGPGDPGLLTLRGQAALQQADVVLFDYLANAELLRHAPQARTIYVGKKGFSEYISQEEINALIVEQALAGGGQRVARLKGGDVFVFGRGSEEAQACVEAGIAFEIVPGISSAIAAPAYAGIPVTHRGDARSFAVLTGNTKEGGAHYERLSGVDTLVLLMGVRNLGQIAAELIEAGRPADTPAATIQWGTTPQQRVATGTLGTIADEVRRAGLEAPAVTVVGEVARLRSELKWFESPAELGHPLLGKQVAVTRTRDGSSALSDLLRARGAEVLEVPLIRFESSGEPQALQARLRDLSGVDWLALSSNQAVTALFTHLDDLGLDARALGGVRLAAVGPSTARSLREHGLRADFVPSTPGARHLGSDLPARPGEVVLHLTSQVAEAELQEALEERGVVYERAELYRTVPAEPGENELERLKAADVVTLASGSAARHLAALAGNDFKVAVMGPQTAEAAREAGFREVRVAGSPSLEALVEAAAELVRSAPPR; encoded by the coding sequence ATGAATTCTTCGCGCGCGTTCGTTTCTCTCATCGGTGCCGGTCCCGGCGATCCTGGCCTGCTGACCCTACGCGGCCAGGCGGCCTTGCAGCAGGCCGATGTGGTCCTCTTCGATTACCTCGCCAACGCTGAGCTGCTGCGGCACGCGCCGCAGGCCCGCACTATCTACGTGGGCAAGAAGGGCTTTTCCGAGTACATCAGCCAGGAGGAGATCAACGCCCTGATTGTGGAGCAGGCCCTCGCGGGCGGCGGGCAGCGGGTGGCGCGGCTCAAGGGCGGCGACGTGTTCGTGTTCGGGCGCGGCTCGGAAGAAGCCCAGGCCTGCGTGGAGGCGGGCATTGCCTTCGAGATCGTGCCGGGCATCAGCAGCGCGATTGCCGCACCCGCCTACGCCGGCATTCCGGTGACTCACCGGGGCGACGCCCGCAGCTTCGCGGTGCTGACCGGCAACACCAAAGAGGGCGGCGCGCACTACGAGCGCCTCAGCGGCGTGGACACTTTGGTGCTCTTGATGGGCGTGCGTAACCTCGGCCAGATTGCCGCCGAACTGATCGAGGCCGGGCGCCCGGCCGACACGCCCGCCGCCACCATCCAGTGGGGCACCACCCCGCAGCAGCGGGTGGCCACCGGCACGCTGGGCACCATCGCCGACGAAGTGCGGCGCGCCGGCCTCGAAGCCCCGGCCGTGACGGTGGTGGGCGAGGTGGCGCGGCTGAGAAGCGAACTCAAGTGGTTCGAGAGCCCCGCCGAACTGGGCCACCCGCTGCTGGGCAAGCAGGTCGCCGTGACGCGCACCCGCGACGGGTCCAGCGCCCTGTCGGACCTGCTGCGGGCCCGGGGCGCCGAGGTGCTGGAAGTGCCGCTGATCCGCTTCGAGTCTAGCGGCGAGCCGCAGGCGCTTCAGGCACGGCTGCGCGATCTAAGCGGCGTCGATTGGCTGGCCCTCAGCAGCAATCAAGCGGTGACGGCCTTGTTCACGCACCTGGATGACCTGGGCCTCGACGCCCGGGCGCTCGGCGGCGTGCGGCTGGCCGCCGTAGGCCCCAGCACCGCCCGCAGCCTGCGCGAACACGGCCTGCGCGCCGACTTCGTGCCGAGCACGCCCGGCGCCCGGCACCTGGGCAGCGATTTGCCGGCCCGGCCCGGCGAAGTGGTGCTGCACCTCACCAGCCAGGTCGCCGAGGCCGAGTTGCAAGAAGCGCTCGAGGAACGCGGCGTGGTGTACGAACGTGCAGAGCTGTACCGCACCGTGCCGGCCGAACCCGGCGAGAACGAGCTGGAGCGCCTCAAGGCCGCCGATGTGGTGACGCTGGCCTCCGGCAGCGCGGCGCGGCACCTCGCGGCGCTGGCCGGCAACGACTTCAAGGTGGCGGTGATGGGGCCGCAGACCGCCGAAGCGGCGCGTGAAGCGGGCTTCCGGGAGGTCCGGGTGGCTGGGTCGCCCAGCCTGGAAGCGCTGGTGGAGGCGGCGGCCGAACTGGTCCGCAGCGCGCCGCCCCGCTGA
- a CDS encoding VOC family protein: MPYAAGHPSWTDLATPSPDQSRAFYAALFGWEYSVAPEEYGNYATALRGGPGQSAAGIAPLPGDSDMPSAWTTYFASDDVYADAERVTGLGGQVVMAPLAVGDLGHMGLFTDPSGAAFGLWQAGRHTGAEVMGEVGSLAWLSLNTRDSAAALAFYRALLGAQSEVMTADYQVLKHGDQTFAGVYSVRPGADPPTPGWMENAPAQWVTYFMVDDTEQAAETTVRYGGRVLEAPYATPYGRMAVLADPSGAVFAVVDRPLG, translated from the coding sequence ATGCCCTACGCTGCCGGACACCCCAGCTGGACCGATCTCGCCACCCCCAGTCCCGACCAGAGCCGCGCCTTTTACGCCGCCCTGTTTGGCTGGGAGTATTCTGTCGCGCCCGAAGAGTACGGCAACTACGCCACCGCCCTGCGCGGCGGTCCCGGCCAGTCGGCCGCCGGCATCGCGCCCCTGCCCGGCGACAGCGACATGCCGAGCGCCTGGACGACCTACTTCGCCAGCGACGACGTGTACGCCGACGCCGAGCGGGTGACCGGGCTGGGCGGGCAGGTGGTCATGGCGCCGCTGGCGGTGGGTGATCTGGGCCACATGGGCCTGTTCACCGATCCCAGCGGCGCGGCGTTCGGCTTGTGGCAGGCCGGGCGGCATACCGGCGCGGAAGTCATGGGCGAGGTCGGCTCGCTGGCCTGGCTGAGCCTCAACACCCGGGATTCGGCCGCCGCGCTGGCGTTCTACAGGGCGCTGCTGGGCGCCCAGAGTGAGGTGATGACCGCCGATTATCAGGTGCTCAAGCACGGCGACCAGACGTTCGCCGGCGTCTACAGCGTGCGGCCCGGCGCCGACCCGCCCACCCCCGGCTGGATGGAGAACGCGCCCGCGCAGTGGGTCACCTATTTCATGGTGGACGACACCGAGCAGGCGGCCGAAACGACGGTCCGGTACGGCGGTCGGGTGCTGGAAGCGCCCTACGCCACCCCGTACGGCCGCATGGCGGTGCTGGCCGACCCGTCCGGCGCGGTGTTCGCGGTGGTGGACCGGCCCCTGGGCTGA
- the scpA gene encoding methylmalonyl-CoA mutase: MTDAPKLAPPADRLNDWTALARKDLRGESPEGLTRTTPEGLSLKALYTAEDVRDLDPGLPGLPPYTRGPRATMYAARPWTIRQYAGFSTAEESNAFYRRNLAAGQKGLSVAFDLATHRGYDSDHPRVVGDVGKAGVAIDSVEDMKILFEGIPLAEMSVSMTMNGAVLPILAAFIVAGEEQGAARSALSGTIQNDILKEFMVRNTYIYPPEPSMRIVADIIEFTARQMPRFNSISISGYHLQEAGANAALELAYTLADGLEYVRAALGKGLDIDEFAPRLSFFFAIGMNFYTEVAKLRAARLLWHELMQQFSPKNPLSSALRTHCQTSGWSLSEQDPYNNVVRTAIEAMAAVFGGTQSLHTNSFDEAIGLPTEFSARIARNTQLILQEETGIPEVIDPWGGSYLMERLTADLADEARRLIGEVEALGGMTKAVASGMPKLKIEESAARKQARIDRGEDVIVGVNKYRPDSATPVDVLEIDNASVRDSQLRRLAQVKAGRDAAAVQRALSDLRECARSGEGNLLALSVEAMRARATVGEVSAALEDVWGRHRAEVRTLSGVYAQGFSEGEGFAELQAEIEAFAEQEGRRPRMLVVKLGQDGHDRGAKVIATGFADLGFDVDVGPLFQTPEEAARQATENDVHVVGVSSQAAGHRTLIPALIEALRAEDAGDVLVIAGGVIPQQDYAALREAGVAGIFGPGTPILQSAREVLRLLSARHR; encoded by the coding sequence ATGACCGACGCGCCCAAGTTGGCTCCCCCCGCCGACCGGCTCAACGACTGGACCGCGCTCGCCCGCAAAGACCTGCGCGGCGAAAGTCCCGAGGGCCTGACCCGAACGACGCCCGAGGGCCTGAGCCTCAAGGCGCTCTACACCGCCGAGGACGTTCGTGACCTCGATCCGGGGCTGCCGGGTTTGCCGCCCTACACCCGTGGCCCGCGCGCCACCATGTACGCCGCCCGGCCCTGGACCATTCGCCAGTACGCCGGCTTTTCCACCGCCGAGGAGAGCAACGCCTTTTACCGCCGCAACCTGGCGGCCGGACAAAAAGGCCTCTCGGTGGCCTTCGACCTCGCCACCCACCGGGGCTACGATTCCGACCATCCCCGGGTGGTGGGCGACGTGGGCAAGGCCGGCGTGGCGATCGACTCGGTGGAGGACATGAAGATCCTCTTCGAGGGCATACCGCTGGCCGAGATGTCGGTCTCGATGACCATGAACGGCGCGGTGCTGCCGATTCTGGCCGCGTTCATCGTGGCCGGCGAGGAGCAGGGCGCAGCGCGCTCGGCCTTGTCCGGCACCATCCAGAACGACATCCTCAAAGAGTTCATGGTGCGCAACACCTACATCTACCCGCCGGAACCGAGCATGCGCATCGTGGCCGACATCATCGAGTTCACCGCCCGGCAGATGCCGCGCTTCAATTCGATCTCGATTTCCGGCTACCACCTCCAGGAAGCCGGGGCCAACGCCGCGCTGGAACTGGCCTACACCCTGGCCGACGGCCTGGAGTACGTGCGCGCCGCGCTGGGCAAGGGCCTGGACATCGACGAGTTCGCGCCCCGCCTGTCGTTTTTCTTCGCCATCGGCATGAACTTCTACACCGAGGTCGCCAAGCTGCGCGCCGCGAGGTTGCTGTGGCACGAACTGATGCAGCAGTTCTCGCCGAAAAACCCGCTCAGCAGCGCCCTGAGAACACACTGCCAGACCTCCGGCTGGAGCCTGAGCGAGCAGGACCCCTACAACAACGTGGTTCGCACGGCCATCGAGGCGATGGCGGCGGTGTTCGGCGGCACCCAGAGCCTGCACACCAACTCGTTCGACGAGGCCATCGGCCTGCCCACCGAGTTCTCGGCCCGCATCGCCCGCAACACCCAGCTGATCTTGCAGGAGGAAACCGGCATTCCGGAGGTGATCGATCCCTGGGGCGGCAGCTACCTGATGGAGCGCCTCACCGCCGATCTGGCCGACGAAGCGCGCAGGCTGATCGGCGAGGTCGAAGCGCTCGGCGGCATGACCAAGGCGGTCGCCTCGGGCATGCCCAAGCTGAAAATCGAGGAATCGGCCGCCCGCAAGCAGGCCCGCATCGACCGGGGCGAGGACGTGATCGTGGGCGTCAACAAGTACCGCCCCGACTCGGCCACCCCGGTGGACGTGCTAGAGATCGACAACGCCAGCGTGCGCGACTCGCAGCTGCGCCGGCTGGCCCAGGTGAAGGCTGGCCGCGACGCCGCAGCGGTGCAGAGGGCGCTCTCCGACCTGCGGGAGTGTGCCCGCAGCGGCGAGGGCAATTTGCTGGCCCTCAGCGTGGAGGCCATGCGCGCCCGCGCCACCGTGGGCGAGGTCAGTGCCGCGCTGGAAGACGTGTGGGGCCGCCACCGCGCCGAGGTCCGGACCCTCAGCGGCGTGTATGCCCAGGGCTTTTCGGAGGGCGAGGGCTTCGCCGAGTTGCAGGCCGAGATCGAGGCCTTCGCCGAGCAGGAAGGCCGCCGTCCCCGGATGCTGGTGGTCAAGCTGGGCCAGGACGGTCACGACCGGGGCGCCAAGGTGATCGCCACCGGCTTCGCCGACCTGGGCTTCGACGTGGACGTGGGGCCGCTGTTTCAGACGCCCGAGGAAGCCGCCCGGCAGGCCACCGAGAACGACGTACACGTGGTGGGCGTGTCGAGCCAGGCGGCCGGCCACCGCACCCTGATTCCGGCGCTGATCGAAGCGCTCCGGGCCGAGGACGCGGGCGACGTCCTGGTAATCGCGGGCGGCGTCATTCCGCAGCAGGACTACGCGGCGCTGCGTGAAGCGGGGGTGGCGGGCATCTTCGGCCCCGGCACACCGATTCTGCAGTCGGCGCGCGAAGTGCTGCGTCTGCTCTCGGCCCGGCACCGCTGA
- a CDS encoding YbhB/YbcL family Raf kinase inhibitor-like protein — protein MTRNKVTVKFGALLFGGLLLASCAPSMSSGQMNAGMMREPMGRLSVAQPAPTASANGLTLSSAQFRNGGTVPLEQVGSGNGCAGQSVSPALSWSGAPAGTVSYALTTYDPDAPTGSGFWHWVVYNIPASATGLDKGAGSGTFNLPAGAAQANNDGGAPGYTGPCPPPGDAPHHYVFTLYALNKTLDLPPSASAAYVGFSLNGATLAKTSIVATYGR, from the coding sequence ATGACCAGGAACAAGGTAACGGTGAAGTTCGGAGCCCTGCTGTTCGGCGGCCTGCTGCTGGCGAGCTGCGCGCCCAGCATGAGCAGCGGTCAGATGAACGCCGGCATGATGCGCGAGCCGATGGGCCGCCTCAGCGTGGCCCAGCCTGCCCCCACCGCCAGCGCCAACGGCCTGACCCTCAGCAGCGCCCAGTTTCGCAACGGCGGCACCGTGCCGCTGGAACAGGTGGGCAGCGGCAACGGCTGCGCCGGGCAGAGCGTCTCCCCGGCCCTGAGCTGGAGCGGCGCGCCGGCCGGCACCGTCAGCTACGCGCTGACCACCTACGACCCCGACGCCCCCACCGGCAGCGGCTTCTGGCACTGGGTGGTGTACAACATCCCGGCCAGCGCGACCGGTCTGGACAAGGGCGCGGGCTCCGGCACCTTCAATTTGCCGGCCGGCGCGGCGCAGGCCAACAACGACGGCGGCGCCCCCGGCTACACCGGCCCCTGCCCGCCTCCCGGCGACGCGCCGCACCACTACGTGTTCACCCTCTACGCCCTCAACAAGACCCTGGACCTGCCGCCCAGCGCTTCGGCGGCCTACGTGGGCTTCAGCCTCAACGGCGCGACCCTGGCCAAGACCAGCATCGTCGCCACCTACGGGCGCTGA
- a CDS encoding Fur family transcriptional regulator, whose product MSAAPSPAPPRETRQREVISRLLQSAEGPLGVPELHARALNELPRLGVATVYRTLKLLQEQGAAHIVTLDGENLYEASGRGHHHHFSCRQCGRVYTLNTCPVALPAGTVYPGGFVVEAHEVTLYGLCPACAPR is encoded by the coding sequence ATGAGTGCCGCGCCCTCTCCAGCCCCGCCCCGCGAGACCCGCCAGCGCGAGGTGATCAGCCGCCTGCTTCAGAGCGCCGAAGGGCCGCTGGGGGTGCCGGAGCTGCACGCCCGCGCCCTCAATGAGCTGCCCCGGCTGGGCGTCGCCACGGTGTACCGCACCCTGAAACTCCTGCAGGAGCAGGGCGCGGCCCACATCGTCACGCTCGACGGCGAGAACCTATACGAGGCCAGCGGGCGCGGCCACCATCACCACTTTTCCTGCCGGCAGTGCGGGCGGGTCTATACCCTGAACACCTGCCCGGTGGCCCTGCCGGCCGGCACCGTCTATCCTGGCGGCTTCGTGGTGGAAGCGCACGAGGTCACGCTCTACGGCCTGTGCCCGGCCTGCGCTCCGCGCTGA
- a CDS encoding metal ABC transporter solute-binding protein, Zn/Mn family codes for MTSRSFRLSSALLGAALLGTSASALSVSASNTLVADWVGAIGGARVSVTTLIPANADPHDYQPSPRDIAGLSGSKALFVSGAGLETWLPKVRGAAARVPVVELSGAPSVKLRQVGSGTDPHTWWNPINVQQFVKLIAQQLSRLDPAGKTLYTRNLAAYQQQLTALDAYARKQFSALPPARRLLVTNHDSLGYLAGRYSLTIVGDVIPGLSSEREPSARELAALTDAIRRSGAPAIFTENTVNPRLARTLSQETGARIAPPLYTDALGPQGSSGATYLKAFRSNVDTIVGALK; via the coding sequence ATGACTTCCCGCTCCTTTCGCCTTTCCTCCGCCCTGCTGGGCGCAGCTCTGCTCGGGACTTCGGCCAGTGCCCTGAGCGTCAGCGCCAGCAACACCCTGGTGGCCGACTGGGTGGGGGCCATCGGCGGCGCGCGCGTCAGCGTCACTACCCTGATTCCAGCCAACGCCGACCCGCACGACTACCAGCCCAGCCCCCGCGACATCGCCGGCCTCAGCGGCAGCAAGGCACTGTTTGTCAGCGGTGCGGGCCTGGAAACCTGGCTGCCGAAGGTGCGCGGTGCGGCGGCCCGGGTGCCGGTGGTGGAGCTGAGCGGCGCACCCAGCGTCAAGCTGCGGCAGGTGGGCAGCGGCACCGATCCGCACACCTGGTGGAATCCCATCAACGTGCAGCAGTTCGTCAAGCTGATCGCCCAGCAGCTGAGCCGCCTCGATCCGGCGGGCAAAACGCTCTACACCCGCAACCTGGCGGCCTACCAGCAGCAGCTCACGGCGCTGGACGCCTATGCCCGTAAGCAGTTCTCGGCCCTGCCCCCGGCGCGGCGCTTGCTGGTCACCAACCACGACTCGCTGGGCTACCTCGCCGGGCGCTACAGCCTGACGATCGTCGGCGATGTGATTCCCGGCCTCAGCAGCGAACGCGAGCCGAGCGCCCGCGAACTGGCGGCGCTCACCGACGCCATTCGCCGCAGCGGCGCGCCGGCCATCTTCACCGAGAACACCGTCAACCCCAGGCTGGCGCGCACCCTGAGCCAGGAAACCGGCGCCCGCATCGCGCCGCCGCTGTACACCGACGCCCTGGGACCGCAGGGCAGCTCCGGAGCGACGTACCTGAAGGCGTTCAGATCCAACGTGGATACCATCGTGGGAGCGCTGAAATGA
- a CDS encoding metal ABC transporter ATP-binding protein — protein MTLPAPAALAPHSAPPLPLVEVRGLTVRYGPQVALEDASVTFYSGAFSAVIGPNGAGKSSLLKALVGLAATSAGEIIFAPQLGRPQSAVAYVPQQQTLDWAFPVTVWDTAMMGRTARLGWGRWPGKSDREQVAQALHKAGVYDLKDRHIGALSGGQRQRVLLARMLARDARILLLDEPLTGVDAATQERVMALLRAQADEGRAVVMVTHDLEAAAGACDHLALINRRVIAQGTPGEVYTPHNIEATFSSSHLGHTHAHA, from the coding sequence ATGACGCTGCCTGCTCCGGCGGCGCTGGCCCCGCACTCCGCGCCGCCGCTGCCCCTGGTCGAGGTGCGTGGCCTGACGGTGCGCTACGGCCCGCAGGTGGCGCTGGAAGACGCCAGCGTCACTTTCTACAGCGGGGCGTTCAGCGCCGTCATCGGTCCCAACGGCGCCGGGAAGAGCAGCCTGCTCAAAGCCCTGGTGGGGCTGGCGGCCACAAGCGCCGGGGAGATCATCTTCGCGCCGCAGCTGGGCCGACCCCAAAGCGCGGTGGCCTACGTGCCGCAGCAGCAGACCCTCGACTGGGCCTTTCCGGTGACGGTCTGGGACACCGCCATGATGGGCCGCACCGCCCGGCTCGGCTGGGGCCGCTGGCCGGGGAAAAGCGACCGCGAACAGGTGGCCCAGGCGCTGCACAAGGCCGGCGTGTATGACCTGAAAGACCGGCACATCGGCGCCCTGTCGGGCGGGCAACGCCAGCGGGTGCTGCTGGCGCGCATGCTGGCGCGCGACGCCCGGATTCTGCTGCTCGACGAACCGCTGACCGGGGTGGACGCCGCCACCCAGGAGCGCGTCATGGCCCTGCTGCGCGCCCAGGCCGACGAGGGGCGCGCCGTGGTGATGGTCACCCACGACCTCGAGGCGGCCGCCGGGGCCTGCGACCACCTGGCGCTGATCAACCGCCGGGTGATCGCCCAGGGCACACCCGGCGAGGTCTACACCCCGCACAACATCGAGGCGACCTTCAGCAGCAGCCACCTGGGACACACCCATGCCCACGCCTGA
- a CDS encoding metal ABC transporter permease, with amino-acid sequence MTALLEPLHYDFFLRALIGVGLVSVLCALIGSWVVLRGLSYIGDAMSHAVLPGIVGAFLLRGNLLLGALAAAIVTALGIGAVGRRSGLKQDSAIGIVFVGMFALGLVLLSRAPTYTSDLANFLIGNPLGVTATDLWSTLAVTLGVGGVLTFIQKELLLISFDPTEARAVGLPVGRLNNLLLILIGLVVVLTVQLVGTTLSVSLLITAAATARLRARSLRTMMLWAAVIGAACGTLGLYLSYFLDTAPGPTIVLINTLTFLLALPFRRRES; translated from the coding sequence ATGACGGCGCTGCTCGAACCGCTGCACTACGACTTTTTTCTGCGCGCCCTGATCGGGGTGGGGCTGGTCAGCGTGTTGTGCGCCCTGATCGGCAGCTGGGTGGTGCTGCGCGGGCTGTCATATATCGGTGACGCCATGAGCCACGCAGTGCTGCCCGGCATCGTGGGGGCTTTCTTGCTGCGCGGCAACCTGCTGCTGGGCGCGCTGGCCGCCGCCATCGTCACGGCGCTGGGCATCGGTGCGGTGGGGCGGCGCAGCGGCCTGAAACAGGACAGCGCCATTGGGATCGTGTTCGTGGGGATGTTCGCCCTGGGGCTGGTGCTGCTCTCGCGGGCACCCACCTACACCAGCGACCTCGCCAACTTCCTGATCGGCAACCCGCTGGGCGTCACCGCCACCGATTTGTGGAGCACGCTGGCCGTCACGCTGGGGGTGGGCGGCGTGCTGACCTTCATTCAAAAAGAACTGCTGCTGATCAGCTTTGACCCCACCGAGGCGCGGGCCGTGGGCCTGCCGGTGGGGCGGCTCAACAACCTGCTGCTGATCCTGATCGGGCTGGTGGTGGTGCTGACCGTGCAGCTCGTGGGCACCACCCTCAGCGTCAGCCTGCTGATCACCGCCGCCGCCACCGCCCGCCTGCGTGCCCGCAGCCTGAGAACCATGATGCTGTGGGCCGCCGTGATCGGCGCTGCCTGTGGGACGCTGGGCCTCTACCTGTCGTACTTTCTGGACACCGCGCCGGGGCCGACCATCGTGCTGATCAACACCCTGACGTTTTTGCTGGCCCTGCCGTTTCGCCGCCGGGAAAGCTGA